The following coding sequences lie in one Portunus trituberculatus isolate SZX2019 chromosome 12, ASM1759143v1, whole genome shotgun sequence genomic window:
- the LOC123502710 gene encoding MICOS complex subunit MIC60-like isoform X3 produces MLRISTRLRPHVTSRVVRGRGGGGVGRRFQSSQSGRGGVGNGLLVVAGSSTFVAGLVGYAAWSDDNRRKVERGIPGSSYVLSGLLGPLAEKPPVTEEQGLLKKKLDREKKKKPKEVESAPAPAVEEVKPESAPLQEVTPDPAVPVDAAEVTTSPPVPEEKPAVISLEERLASSEVSQDVENAALSQALQDLAYQAQKELTGALSAAEDAARVVQQHAEKAYQAIDGAQDKEQFEAVAELAVERNRLVEDAHKRIAAAGEAVEKFREQVSEGQQSGLTKENPALIAAEETLVEMKYAVDKARGMILEAERDSKVVSSYKALVEAGREQFEAEVRSLLPEVKLGETSDKLTQDELNLLLAHAHRKVLHMQTQLARLQASQETMEHDRFKEALARQRSEDSQLLEAKVETELDRQRQQLDVEYKKRVMDMKEELEGELRSQLKRQAAAHSDHLADVLYVQEKDLENKWSSILQDKVQSEKDTYLSSLAKIQGQLHGLQSALAMRADVDKAALSARELWLACESLRNALRNSGEGAPSWEEQLKPLQDHISAIRKASGGDSNPYVEAVLASLGEDAVGRGVYPEEALRERFIKVERVCKRVAMIGDNGGSLLRYLLSYIQSFLVLDAFEYLPGSEVRNEEVAVDSLSIYDILARARYCLEKDDLCMSVRYMNLLRGEARNVASGWLKEARLTLETRQAAYALLAHAAATAVQAL; encoded by the exons ATGTTGAGGATTTCCACCAGACTGCGGCCTCATGTGACCTCCAGG gtGGTGCGGggcagaggtggaggtggagtgggGCGGAGGTTCCAGTCGTCTCAGTCTGGGAGGGGCGGGGTGGGGAACGGACTGCTGGTGGTGGCCGGGAGCAGCACCTTTGTGGCGGGGCTGGTGGGCTACGCGGCCTGGAGTGATGACAACaggagg aaGGTAGAGAGAGGCATCCCAGGGTCCAGCTATGTGCTCTCGGGACTCCTGGGGCCACTGGCAGAGAAGCCGCCAGTGACAGAGGAGCAGGGTTTGCTGAAGAAGAAGCTCgacagggagaagaagaagaagcccaAGGAAGTGGAGTCTGCACCTGCACCTGCTGTAGAGGAAGTGaagccag AATCCGCGCCACTACAGGAGGTGACACCAGACCCCGCAGTGCCTGTAGATGCTGCAGAggtcaccacatcaccaccagtgCCTGAGGAAAAGCCAG CTGTTATATCCCTGGAGGAGCGACTTGCATCCTCCGAGGTATCACAGGACGTGGAGAACGCGGCACTGAGTCAGGCACTGCAGGACCTCGCATACCAGGCCCAGAAGGAGTTGACGGGTGCCCTGAGTGCCGCCGAGGATGCAGCAAGGGTGGTGCAGCAACATGCAGAGAAGGCGTACCAGGCCATTGACGGCGCCCAGGACAAGGAGCAGTTTGAGGCGGTGGCGGAGCTGGCCGTGGAGCGCAACCGCCTAGTGGAGGATGCCCATAAGCGGATTGCTGCTGCCGG ggaggcggtggagaaGTTCCGAGAGCAGGTGAGTGAGGGGCAGCAGTCCGGCCTGACCAAGGAGAACCCGGCACTCATCGCTGCGGAGGAGACACTTGTGGAGATGAAGTATGCAGTGGACAAGGCCAGGGGAATGATTCTGGAAGCTGAGAGGGATAGCAAGGTTGTGA GCAGCTACAAGGCATTggtggaggctgggagagagcaGTTTGAGGCAGAGGTGAGATCCCTGCTGCCCGAGGTGAAGCTTGGAGAGACAAGTGACAAGCTAACACAGGACGAACTGAACCTCCTCTTGGCACACGCTCATCGCAAGGTCCTCCATATGCAGACCCAGCTGGCGCGCCTTCAG GCTTCACAGGAG ACGATGGAACACGATCGATTCAAAGAGGCATTGGCGAGGCAGCGGTCTGAGGATAGCCAGCTGCTGGAGGCCAAGGTGGAGACTGAGCTGGACAGGCAGAGGCAGCAACTGGATGTGGAATACAA gaagCGAGTAATGGACAtgaaggaggagctggagggggAGCTGAGGTCACAGTTGAAGCGTCAGGCAGCGGCTCACAGCGACCACCTGGCTGACGTCCTCTATGTGCAGGAGAAGGACCTCGAGAACAA gtggtcAAGCATCCTACAGGACAAGGTACAGAGTGAGAAGGATACCTACCTGTCCTCCCTGGCCAAGATTCAGGGCCAGCTCCATGGACTCCAG AGTGCCCTGGCCATGCGTGCTGATGTGGATAAGGCGGCCCTTTCTGCTCGGGAACTGTGGCTGGCCTGCGAATCACTCAGAAATGCCCTCAG AAACTCAGGAGAAGGAGCCCCGTCGTGGGAGGAGCAACTCAAACCACTGCAAGACCACATCTCAGCTATCAGGAAGGCTTCTg GGGGAGATAGCAACCCATATGTGGAGGCTGTGCTGGCGTCCCTGGGAGAAGATGCTGTGGGGCGGGGCGTGTACCCTGAGGAGGCCCTGAGGGAACGCTTCATCAAGGTGGAGAGGGTTTGCAAGCGAGTGGCCATGATTGGGGACAACGGGGGCTCACTCCTCAG GTACTTGCTGTCATATATCCAGAGTTTCTTGGTGCTGGATGCCTTTGAGTACCTGCCGGGAAGTGAGGTGCGCAACGAGGAGGTGGCGGTGGACTCCCTCTCCATCTACGACATCCTTGCTcgggccag GTACTGCTTGGAGAAGGATGATTTGTGCATGAGTGTGCGCTACATGAACCTGCTGCGAGGGGAGGCAAGGAACGTTGCCTCCGGGTGGCTGAAGGAGGCAAGACTTACACTAGAAACCCGCCAGGCAGCTTACGCCCTCCTGGCACACGCTGCTGCCACGGCTGTACAGGCACTTTGA
- the LOC123502710 gene encoding MICOS complex subunit MIC60-like isoform X1 has product MLRISTRLRPHVTSRVVRGRGGGGVGRRFQSSQSGRGGVGNGLLVVAGSSTFVAGLVGYAAWSDDNRRKVERGIPGSSYVLSGLLGPLAEKPPVTEEQGLLKKKLDREKKKKPKEVESAPAPAVEEVKPGDAVVESLSPPASSEETQQQGGSEDAPEHSTESAPLQEVTPDPAVPVDAAEVTTSPPVPEEKPAVISLEERLASSEVSQDVENAALSQALQDLAYQAQKELTGALSAAEDAARVVQQHAEKAYQAIDGAQDKEQFEAVAELAVERNRLVEDAHKRIAAAGEAVEKFREQVSEGQQSGLTKENPALIAAEETLVEMKYAVDKARGMILEAERDSKVVSSYKALVEAGREQFEAEVRSLLPEVKLGETSDKLTQDELNLLLAHAHRKVLHMQTQLARLQASQETMEHDRFKEALARQRSEDSQLLEAKVETELDRQRQQLDVEYKKRVMDMKEELEGELRSQLKRQAAAHSDHLADVLYVQEKDLENKWSSILQDKVQSEKDTYLSSLAKIQGQLHGLQSALAMRADVDKAALSARELWLACESLRNALRNSGEGAPSWEEQLKPLQDHISAIRKASGGDSNPYVEAVLASLGEDAVGRGVYPEEALRERFIKVERVCKRVAMIGDNGGSLLRYLLSYIQSFLVLDAFEYLPGSEVRNEEVAVDSLSIYDILARARYCLEKDDLCMSVRYMNLLRGEARNVASGWLKEARLTLETRQAAYALLAHAAATAVQAL; this is encoded by the exons ATGTTGAGGATTTCCACCAGACTGCGGCCTCATGTGACCTCCAGG gtGGTGCGGggcagaggtggaggtggagtgggGCGGAGGTTCCAGTCGTCTCAGTCTGGGAGGGGCGGGGTGGGGAACGGACTGCTGGTGGTGGCCGGGAGCAGCACCTTTGTGGCGGGGCTGGTGGGCTACGCGGCCTGGAGTGATGACAACaggagg aaGGTAGAGAGAGGCATCCCAGGGTCCAGCTATGTGCTCTCGGGACTCCTGGGGCCACTGGCAGAGAAGCCGCCAGTGACAGAGGAGCAGGGTTTGCTGAAGAAGAAGCTCgacagggagaagaagaagaagcccaAGGAAGTGGAGTCTGCACCTGCACCTGCTGTAGAGGAAGTGaagccag GTGACGCAGTAGTGGAGAGCCTCAGTCCTCCAGCCAGCAGTGAGGAGACACAGCAGCAGGGGGGCAGTGAGGACGCACCCGAACACAGCACAG AATCCGCGCCACTACAGGAGGTGACACCAGACCCCGCAGTGCCTGTAGATGCTGCAGAggtcaccacatcaccaccagtgCCTGAGGAAAAGCCAG CTGTTATATCCCTGGAGGAGCGACTTGCATCCTCCGAGGTATCACAGGACGTGGAGAACGCGGCACTGAGTCAGGCACTGCAGGACCTCGCATACCAGGCCCAGAAGGAGTTGACGGGTGCCCTGAGTGCCGCCGAGGATGCAGCAAGGGTGGTGCAGCAACATGCAGAGAAGGCGTACCAGGCCATTGACGGCGCCCAGGACAAGGAGCAGTTTGAGGCGGTGGCGGAGCTGGCCGTGGAGCGCAACCGCCTAGTGGAGGATGCCCATAAGCGGATTGCTGCTGCCGG ggaggcggtggagaaGTTCCGAGAGCAGGTGAGTGAGGGGCAGCAGTCCGGCCTGACCAAGGAGAACCCGGCACTCATCGCTGCGGAGGAGACACTTGTGGAGATGAAGTATGCAGTGGACAAGGCCAGGGGAATGATTCTGGAAGCTGAGAGGGATAGCAAGGTTGTGA GCAGCTACAAGGCATTggtggaggctgggagagagcaGTTTGAGGCAGAGGTGAGATCCCTGCTGCCCGAGGTGAAGCTTGGAGAGACAAGTGACAAGCTAACACAGGACGAACTGAACCTCCTCTTGGCACACGCTCATCGCAAGGTCCTCCATATGCAGACCCAGCTGGCGCGCCTTCAG GCTTCACAGGAG ACGATGGAACACGATCGATTCAAAGAGGCATTGGCGAGGCAGCGGTCTGAGGATAGCCAGCTGCTGGAGGCCAAGGTGGAGACTGAGCTGGACAGGCAGAGGCAGCAACTGGATGTGGAATACAA gaagCGAGTAATGGACAtgaaggaggagctggagggggAGCTGAGGTCACAGTTGAAGCGTCAGGCAGCGGCTCACAGCGACCACCTGGCTGACGTCCTCTATGTGCAGGAGAAGGACCTCGAGAACAA gtggtcAAGCATCCTACAGGACAAGGTACAGAGTGAGAAGGATACCTACCTGTCCTCCCTGGCCAAGATTCAGGGCCAGCTCCATGGACTCCAG AGTGCCCTGGCCATGCGTGCTGATGTGGATAAGGCGGCCCTTTCTGCTCGGGAACTGTGGCTGGCCTGCGAATCACTCAGAAATGCCCTCAG AAACTCAGGAGAAGGAGCCCCGTCGTGGGAGGAGCAACTCAAACCACTGCAAGACCACATCTCAGCTATCAGGAAGGCTTCTg GGGGAGATAGCAACCCATATGTGGAGGCTGTGCTGGCGTCCCTGGGAGAAGATGCTGTGGGGCGGGGCGTGTACCCTGAGGAGGCCCTGAGGGAACGCTTCATCAAGGTGGAGAGGGTTTGCAAGCGAGTGGCCATGATTGGGGACAACGGGGGCTCACTCCTCAG GTACTTGCTGTCATATATCCAGAGTTTCTTGGTGCTGGATGCCTTTGAGTACCTGCCGGGAAGTGAGGTGCGCAACGAGGAGGTGGCGGTGGACTCCCTCTCCATCTACGACATCCTTGCTcgggccag GTACTGCTTGGAGAAGGATGATTTGTGCATGAGTGTGCGCTACATGAACCTGCTGCGAGGGGAGGCAAGGAACGTTGCCTCCGGGTGGCTGAAGGAGGCAAGACTTACACTAGAAACCCGCCAGGCAGCTTACGCCCTCCTGGCACACGCTGCTGCCACGGCTGTACAGGCACTTTGA
- the LOC123502710 gene encoding MICOS complex subunit MIC60-like isoform X2 has protein sequence MLRISTRLRPHVTSRVVRGRGGGGVGRRFQSSQSGRGGVGNGLLVVAGSSTFVAGLVGYAAWSDDNRRKVERGIPGSSYVLSGLLGPLAEKPPVTEEQGLLKKKLDREKKKKPKEVESAPAPAVEEVKPGDAVVESLSPPASSEETQQQGGSEDAPEHSTESAPLQEVTPDPAVPVDAAEVTTSPPVPEEKPAVISLEERLASSEVSQDVENAALSQALQDLAYQAQKELTGALSAAEDAARVVQQHAEKAYQAIDGAQDKEQFEAVAELAVERNRLVEDAHKRIAAAGEAVEKFREQVSEGQQSGLTKENPALIAAEETLVEMKYAVDKARGMILEAERDSKVVSSYKALVEAGREQFEAEVRSLLPEVKLGETSDKLTQDELNLLLAHAHRKVLHMQTQLARLQTMEHDRFKEALARQRSEDSQLLEAKVETELDRQRQQLDVEYKKRVMDMKEELEGELRSQLKRQAAAHSDHLADVLYVQEKDLENKWSSILQDKVQSEKDTYLSSLAKIQGQLHGLQSALAMRADVDKAALSARELWLACESLRNALRNSGEGAPSWEEQLKPLQDHISAIRKASGGDSNPYVEAVLASLGEDAVGRGVYPEEALRERFIKVERVCKRVAMIGDNGGSLLRYLLSYIQSFLVLDAFEYLPGSEVRNEEVAVDSLSIYDILARARYCLEKDDLCMSVRYMNLLRGEARNVASGWLKEARLTLETRQAAYALLAHAAATAVQAL, from the exons ATGTTGAGGATTTCCACCAGACTGCGGCCTCATGTGACCTCCAGG gtGGTGCGGggcagaggtggaggtggagtgggGCGGAGGTTCCAGTCGTCTCAGTCTGGGAGGGGCGGGGTGGGGAACGGACTGCTGGTGGTGGCCGGGAGCAGCACCTTTGTGGCGGGGCTGGTGGGCTACGCGGCCTGGAGTGATGACAACaggagg aaGGTAGAGAGAGGCATCCCAGGGTCCAGCTATGTGCTCTCGGGACTCCTGGGGCCACTGGCAGAGAAGCCGCCAGTGACAGAGGAGCAGGGTTTGCTGAAGAAGAAGCTCgacagggagaagaagaagaagcccaAGGAAGTGGAGTCTGCACCTGCACCTGCTGTAGAGGAAGTGaagccag GTGACGCAGTAGTGGAGAGCCTCAGTCCTCCAGCCAGCAGTGAGGAGACACAGCAGCAGGGGGGCAGTGAGGACGCACCCGAACACAGCACAG AATCCGCGCCACTACAGGAGGTGACACCAGACCCCGCAGTGCCTGTAGATGCTGCAGAggtcaccacatcaccaccagtgCCTGAGGAAAAGCCAG CTGTTATATCCCTGGAGGAGCGACTTGCATCCTCCGAGGTATCACAGGACGTGGAGAACGCGGCACTGAGTCAGGCACTGCAGGACCTCGCATACCAGGCCCAGAAGGAGTTGACGGGTGCCCTGAGTGCCGCCGAGGATGCAGCAAGGGTGGTGCAGCAACATGCAGAGAAGGCGTACCAGGCCATTGACGGCGCCCAGGACAAGGAGCAGTTTGAGGCGGTGGCGGAGCTGGCCGTGGAGCGCAACCGCCTAGTGGAGGATGCCCATAAGCGGATTGCTGCTGCCGG ggaggcggtggagaaGTTCCGAGAGCAGGTGAGTGAGGGGCAGCAGTCCGGCCTGACCAAGGAGAACCCGGCACTCATCGCTGCGGAGGAGACACTTGTGGAGATGAAGTATGCAGTGGACAAGGCCAGGGGAATGATTCTGGAAGCTGAGAGGGATAGCAAGGTTGTGA GCAGCTACAAGGCATTggtggaggctgggagagagcaGTTTGAGGCAGAGGTGAGATCCCTGCTGCCCGAGGTGAAGCTTGGAGAGACAAGTGACAAGCTAACACAGGACGAACTGAACCTCCTCTTGGCACACGCTCATCGCAAGGTCCTCCATATGCAGACCCAGCTGGCGCGCCTTCAG ACGATGGAACACGATCGATTCAAAGAGGCATTGGCGAGGCAGCGGTCTGAGGATAGCCAGCTGCTGGAGGCCAAGGTGGAGACTGAGCTGGACAGGCAGAGGCAGCAACTGGATGTGGAATACAA gaagCGAGTAATGGACAtgaaggaggagctggagggggAGCTGAGGTCACAGTTGAAGCGTCAGGCAGCGGCTCACAGCGACCACCTGGCTGACGTCCTCTATGTGCAGGAGAAGGACCTCGAGAACAA gtggtcAAGCATCCTACAGGACAAGGTACAGAGTGAGAAGGATACCTACCTGTCCTCCCTGGCCAAGATTCAGGGCCAGCTCCATGGACTCCAG AGTGCCCTGGCCATGCGTGCTGATGTGGATAAGGCGGCCCTTTCTGCTCGGGAACTGTGGCTGGCCTGCGAATCACTCAGAAATGCCCTCAG AAACTCAGGAGAAGGAGCCCCGTCGTGGGAGGAGCAACTCAAACCACTGCAAGACCACATCTCAGCTATCAGGAAGGCTTCTg GGGGAGATAGCAACCCATATGTGGAGGCTGTGCTGGCGTCCCTGGGAGAAGATGCTGTGGGGCGGGGCGTGTACCCTGAGGAGGCCCTGAGGGAACGCTTCATCAAGGTGGAGAGGGTTTGCAAGCGAGTGGCCATGATTGGGGACAACGGGGGCTCACTCCTCAG GTACTTGCTGTCATATATCCAGAGTTTCTTGGTGCTGGATGCCTTTGAGTACCTGCCGGGAAGTGAGGTGCGCAACGAGGAGGTGGCGGTGGACTCCCTCTCCATCTACGACATCCTTGCTcgggccag GTACTGCTTGGAGAAGGATGATTTGTGCATGAGTGTGCGCTACATGAACCTGCTGCGAGGGGAGGCAAGGAACGTTGCCTCCGGGTGGCTGAAGGAGGCAAGACTTACACTAGAAACCCGCCAGGCAGCTTACGCCCTCCTGGCACACGCTGCTGCCACGGCTGTACAGGCACTTTGA
- the LOC123502710 gene encoding MICOS complex subunit MIC60-like isoform X4, with product MLRISTRLRPHVTSRVVRGRGGGGVGRRFQSSQSGRGGVGNGLLVVAGSSTFVAGLVGYAAWSDDNRRKVERGIPGSSYVLSGLLGPLAEKPPVTEEQGLLKKKLDREKKKKPKEVESAPAPAVEEVKPESAPLQEVTPDPAVPVDAAEVTTSPPVPEEKPAVISLEERLASSEVSQDVENAALSQALQDLAYQAQKELTGALSAAEDAARVVQQHAEKAYQAIDGAQDKEQFEAVAELAVERNRLVEDAHKRIAAAGEAVEKFREQVSEGQQSGLTKENPALIAAEETLVEMKYAVDKARGMILEAERDSKVVSSYKALVEAGREQFEAEVRSLLPEVKLGETSDKLTQDELNLLLAHAHRKVLHMQTQLARLQTMEHDRFKEALARQRSEDSQLLEAKVETELDRQRQQLDVEYKKRVMDMKEELEGELRSQLKRQAAAHSDHLADVLYVQEKDLENKWSSILQDKVQSEKDTYLSSLAKIQGQLHGLQSALAMRADVDKAALSARELWLACESLRNALRNSGEGAPSWEEQLKPLQDHISAIRKASGGDSNPYVEAVLASLGEDAVGRGVYPEEALRERFIKVERVCKRVAMIGDNGGSLLRYLLSYIQSFLVLDAFEYLPGSEVRNEEVAVDSLSIYDILARARYCLEKDDLCMSVRYMNLLRGEARNVASGWLKEARLTLETRQAAYALLAHAAATAVQAL from the exons ATGTTGAGGATTTCCACCAGACTGCGGCCTCATGTGACCTCCAGG gtGGTGCGGggcagaggtggaggtggagtgggGCGGAGGTTCCAGTCGTCTCAGTCTGGGAGGGGCGGGGTGGGGAACGGACTGCTGGTGGTGGCCGGGAGCAGCACCTTTGTGGCGGGGCTGGTGGGCTACGCGGCCTGGAGTGATGACAACaggagg aaGGTAGAGAGAGGCATCCCAGGGTCCAGCTATGTGCTCTCGGGACTCCTGGGGCCACTGGCAGAGAAGCCGCCAGTGACAGAGGAGCAGGGTTTGCTGAAGAAGAAGCTCgacagggagaagaagaagaagcccaAGGAAGTGGAGTCTGCACCTGCACCTGCTGTAGAGGAAGTGaagccag AATCCGCGCCACTACAGGAGGTGACACCAGACCCCGCAGTGCCTGTAGATGCTGCAGAggtcaccacatcaccaccagtgCCTGAGGAAAAGCCAG CTGTTATATCCCTGGAGGAGCGACTTGCATCCTCCGAGGTATCACAGGACGTGGAGAACGCGGCACTGAGTCAGGCACTGCAGGACCTCGCATACCAGGCCCAGAAGGAGTTGACGGGTGCCCTGAGTGCCGCCGAGGATGCAGCAAGGGTGGTGCAGCAACATGCAGAGAAGGCGTACCAGGCCATTGACGGCGCCCAGGACAAGGAGCAGTTTGAGGCGGTGGCGGAGCTGGCCGTGGAGCGCAACCGCCTAGTGGAGGATGCCCATAAGCGGATTGCTGCTGCCGG ggaggcggtggagaaGTTCCGAGAGCAGGTGAGTGAGGGGCAGCAGTCCGGCCTGACCAAGGAGAACCCGGCACTCATCGCTGCGGAGGAGACACTTGTGGAGATGAAGTATGCAGTGGACAAGGCCAGGGGAATGATTCTGGAAGCTGAGAGGGATAGCAAGGTTGTGA GCAGCTACAAGGCATTggtggaggctgggagagagcaGTTTGAGGCAGAGGTGAGATCCCTGCTGCCCGAGGTGAAGCTTGGAGAGACAAGTGACAAGCTAACACAGGACGAACTGAACCTCCTCTTGGCACACGCTCATCGCAAGGTCCTCCATATGCAGACCCAGCTGGCGCGCCTTCAG ACGATGGAACACGATCGATTCAAAGAGGCATTGGCGAGGCAGCGGTCTGAGGATAGCCAGCTGCTGGAGGCCAAGGTGGAGACTGAGCTGGACAGGCAGAGGCAGCAACTGGATGTGGAATACAA gaagCGAGTAATGGACAtgaaggaggagctggagggggAGCTGAGGTCACAGTTGAAGCGTCAGGCAGCGGCTCACAGCGACCACCTGGCTGACGTCCTCTATGTGCAGGAGAAGGACCTCGAGAACAA gtggtcAAGCATCCTACAGGACAAGGTACAGAGTGAGAAGGATACCTACCTGTCCTCCCTGGCCAAGATTCAGGGCCAGCTCCATGGACTCCAG AGTGCCCTGGCCATGCGTGCTGATGTGGATAAGGCGGCCCTTTCTGCTCGGGAACTGTGGCTGGCCTGCGAATCACTCAGAAATGCCCTCAG AAACTCAGGAGAAGGAGCCCCGTCGTGGGAGGAGCAACTCAAACCACTGCAAGACCACATCTCAGCTATCAGGAAGGCTTCTg GGGGAGATAGCAACCCATATGTGGAGGCTGTGCTGGCGTCCCTGGGAGAAGATGCTGTGGGGCGGGGCGTGTACCCTGAGGAGGCCCTGAGGGAACGCTTCATCAAGGTGGAGAGGGTTTGCAAGCGAGTGGCCATGATTGGGGACAACGGGGGCTCACTCCTCAG GTACTTGCTGTCATATATCCAGAGTTTCTTGGTGCTGGATGCCTTTGAGTACCTGCCGGGAAGTGAGGTGCGCAACGAGGAGGTGGCGGTGGACTCCCTCTCCATCTACGACATCCTTGCTcgggccag GTACTGCTTGGAGAAGGATGATTTGTGCATGAGTGTGCGCTACATGAACCTGCTGCGAGGGGAGGCAAGGAACGTTGCCTCCGGGTGGCTGAAGGAGGCAAGACTTACACTAGAAACCCGCCAGGCAGCTTACGCCCTCCTGGCACACGCTGCTGCCACGGCTGTACAGGCACTTTGA